Proteins found in one Trueperaceae bacterium genomic segment:
- a CDS encoding ZIP family metal transporter, protein MDGLLDLFVRLAGPNPIWQGLWGGVIITTFNLVGALLVLVWRHPTRRALDGALGFAAGVMLSASFTSLILPGVEIGGLLPVVIGMSLGVVVLDSADAWVPHVHVLVTGRRRPDAAQEAGADAPRRSGMSGVLLFIVAITLHNMPEGLAVGVGFGGGNLSDALALMFAIGIQNVPEGLAVAVAARNAGMGSLWYAAFTGIRAGVVEIPLALVGAWAVHVMAPILPYAMGFAAGAMLFVILDEIVPETHGHGHERIATLGTMFGVVIMLVLDVALG, encoded by the coding sequence ATGGACGGCCTCCTCGACCTATTCGTCCGCCTCGCCGGCCCCAACCCCATCTGGCAGGGCCTGTGGGGCGGGGTGATCATCACCACCTTCAACCTGGTGGGAGCGCTGCTGGTGCTCGTGTGGCGCCACCCCACGCGTCGCGCCCTCGACGGCGCGCTCGGGTTCGCCGCGGGCGTGATGCTGTCCGCCAGCTTCACCAGCTTGATCCTCCCCGGCGTGGAGATCGGGGGGCTACTGCCGGTGGTGATCGGCATGTCGCTCGGCGTGGTGGTGCTGGACAGCGCCGACGCCTGGGTGCCGCACGTGCACGTGCTGGTGACGGGAAGGCGGCGCCCCGACGCCGCGCAGGAGGCCGGGGCCGACGCCCCGCGGCGCAGCGGCATGTCGGGCGTGCTCCTCTTCATCGTGGCCATCACCCTCCACAACATGCCCGAGGGGCTCGCCGTCGGGGTCGGGTTCGGTGGTGGCAACCTGAGCGACGCCCTCGCCCTGATGTTCGCCATCGGCATCCAGAACGTGCCGGAGGGGCTCGCCGTCGCGGTCGCCGCCCGCAACGCCGGCATGGGTAGCCTCTGGTACGCCGCGTTCACCGGTATCAGGGCGGGCGTGGTCGAGATCCCGCTGGCGCTCGTAGGCGCGTGGGCCGTGCACGTGATGGCCCCGATCCTCCCGTACGCCATGGGCTTCGCGGCCGGCGCCATGCTGTTCGTCATCCTCGACGAGATCGTGCCCGAGACGCACGGTCACGGGCACGAGCGCATCGCGACCCTCGGGACGATGTTCGGTGTCGTCATCATGCTCGTCCTCGACGTCGCCCTGGGCTGA
- a CDS encoding class I fructose-bisphosphate aldolase, translating to MNPKIVELLGAEADALLAYEARGIDKSRLHLPGPDFVTRVFGQSDRSPRVLRSLQTLYDHGRLAGTGYMSILPVDQGVEHSAGASFSKNPDYFDPEKIVELAVEGGCNAVASTFGVLGLVARKYAHRIPFIVKLNHNELLTYPMKYGQVMFGTVDEAYDLGAVAVGATIYFGGADSDREIVEVAEAFAYAHELGLATVLWCYTRNDAFKVGGVDYHASADLTGQANHLGVTIEADIVKQKLPDVNGGFKAVGFGRTDPRMYGELVPDAHPIEMVRWQVANSYMGRIGLINSGGASGADDFAEAVRTAVLNKRAGGTGLITGRKAFQRPMAEGVKLLNLIQDVYLDEDVTVA from the coding sequence ATGAACCCCAAGATCGTCGAGCTGTTGGGCGCCGAGGCCGACGCCCTCCTGGCGTACGAGGCGCGCGGCATCGACAAGAGCCGCCTCCACCTGCCGGGGCCTGACTTCGTGACCCGCGTGTTCGGCCAGTCCGACCGCAGCCCACGGGTGCTGAGGAGCCTGCAGACGCTGTACGACCACGGCAGGCTGGCGGGCACCGGTTACATGTCGATACTGCCCGTCGACCAGGGCGTCGAGCACTCCGCCGGCGCCTCGTTCTCCAAGAACCCCGACTACTTCGACCCCGAGAAGATCGTGGAGCTGGCCGTCGAGGGCGGCTGCAACGCCGTGGCCTCCACCTTCGGCGTGCTCGGCTTGGTGGCCCGCAAGTACGCCCACCGCATCCCGTTCATCGTGAAGCTCAACCACAACGAGCTCCTCACCTACCCGATGAAGTACGGCCAGGTCATGTTCGGTACCGTTGACGAGGCGTACGACCTGGGCGCCGTGGCCGTCGGGGCGACCATCTACTTCGGTGGCGCGGATTCCGACAGGGAGATCGTCGAGGTCGCCGAGGCGTTCGCCTACGCGCACGAGCTGGGGTTGGCGACGGTGCTGTGGTGCTACACGCGCAACGACGCCTTCAAGGTCGGGGGCGTCGACTACCACGCCTCCGCCGACCTTACCGGCCAGGCCAACCACCTGGGCGTGACGATAGAGGCCGACATCGTCAAGCAGAAGCTGCCCGACGTGAACGGCGGGTTCAAGGCCGTCGGTTTCGGGCGCACCGACCCGCGCATGTACGGCGAGCTCGTGCCGGACGCGCACCCCATCGAGATGGTCAGGTGGCAGGTCGCCAACTCGTACATGGGCAGGATCGGCCTGATCAACTCGGGTGGGGCCTCCGGCGCGGATGATTTCGCCGAGGCCGTGCGGACCGCGGTGTTGAACAAGCGTGCCGGCGGCACCGGCCTCATCACTGGCCGCAAGGCGTTCCAGCGGCCCATGGCCGAGGGGGTGAAGCTCCTGAACCTCATCCAGGACGTCTACCTGGACGAGGACGTCACCGTCGCCTGA
- a CDS encoding MFS transporter yields the protein MGLSPRVKYRNFVLGVANGVFVNVGDAFLHSGLVLAPFLAALGAAPVIIGLVPAIKVGGWYLPQLLVASRISHEPMKLRFYHFTSTVRSVALLAMTLAVFFVGARQPSLVVLIVLVMLTVNAIAGGVGGVPFADVTAKIVPHSRLGTFWALRNAIGGLLALGAGVVLRYILESDLSFPNNFGLILLLGSVLSAIAYASFSLVKEPPGVPGLRRRLAGMLRDIPGILRADVSLRRFLRVRFLGLATLLAEPFYAVYAISKIGAPDAALGTYVIAATAAAVIGNLVFGLLSNRGLNVTVIQIGYALLLAAPLCAVFIRDWRWFALVFVLSAVGNAGVGIGAANLLYAIAPLDDRALYIGLSNTVLTVPSLAPVLAGALLAWFQMPVMFLVAAGVGAATLALSFRFGSLREADRRALGLSRAAPADEPEAPEPG from the coding sequence ATGGGGCTGTCACCACGCGTAAAGTACCGCAACTTCGTGCTCGGCGTGGCCAACGGCGTGTTCGTGAACGTGGGCGACGCCTTCCTCCACTCCGGCCTCGTGCTGGCACCGTTCCTGGCGGCCCTCGGGGCGGCGCCCGTGATCATCGGACTGGTGCCCGCCATCAAGGTGGGCGGTTGGTACCTGCCGCAGCTCCTCGTCGCCAGCCGCATCTCCCACGAGCCGATGAAGCTGCGCTTCTATCACTTCACCTCCACCGTCCGGTCCGTGGCCCTGCTGGCCATGACGCTGGCCGTGTTCTTCGTCGGGGCCAGGCAGCCCTCGCTGGTCGTCCTCATCGTCCTCGTGATGCTGACGGTCAACGCCATCGCGGGCGGGGTCGGGGGCGTGCCGTTCGCCGACGTCACGGCGAAGATCGTGCCGCACTCGCGGCTCGGCACCTTCTGGGCGCTGCGCAACGCCATTGGCGGCCTCCTCGCGCTCGGCGCCGGGGTGGTGCTCAGGTACATCCTCGAGTCCGACCTGAGCTTCCCCAACAACTTCGGGCTCATACTGCTGCTCGGCTCCGTGCTGTCGGCCATCGCCTACGCGAGCTTCTCGCTCGTCAAGGAGCCGCCCGGCGTGCCCGGCCTCCGGCGGAGGCTGGCGGGCATGCTGCGCGACATCCCCGGCATACTCCGCGCCGACGTCAGCCTGAGGCGCTTCCTGCGCGTCCGCTTCCTCGGCCTTGCCACGCTCTTGGCCGAGCCGTTCTACGCCGTGTACGCCATCAGCAAGATCGGCGCGCCCGACGCCGCGCTGGGCACGTACGTCATCGCGGCCACCGCGGCCGCCGTCATCGGCAACCTCGTCTTCGGGCTGCTCTCGAACCGTGGGCTGAACGTGACCGTCATCCAGATCGGCTACGCGTTGCTCCTCGCCGCTCCCCTCTGCGCCGTGTTCATCCGCGACTGGCGCTGGTTCGCGCTGGTGTTCGTCCTGTCGGCCGTGGGCAACGCCGGCGTGGGGATCGGGGCGGCCAACCTGCTGTACGCCATCGCGCCCCTCGACGACCGCGCCCTATACATCGGCCTGTCGAACACGGTGCTGACCGTCCCGAGCCTGGCGCCGGTGCTGGCGGGCGCGCTGCTGGCGTGGTTCCAGATGCCGGTGATGTTCCTCGTGGCGGCCGGCGTCGGC
- a CDS encoding J domain-containing protein: MNEAYRRGLADGERAVRAGLEAQRAAEQRAANQAGYRAGAAATTVGTAGVAGGGGRPASGRPTSRAEALAILGLPGDATAAAVEERYRELRAAGHPDAVRSKRLPAAVVAFAEEHFKLVGEAYDLLRR; encoded by the coding sequence TTGAACGAGGCCTACCGGCGCGGGCTCGCCGACGGCGAGCGAGCGGTCCGGGCGGGACTCGAGGCGCAGCGAGCCGCGGAGCAGCGCGCGGCCAACCAGGCCGGCTACCGCGCCGGCGCGGCAGCGACGACGGTTGGGACCGCCGGAGTGGCGGGCGGTGGGGGCCGGCCCGCGTCCGGCAGGCCCACCTCGAGGGCGGAGGCGCTGGCCATCCTCGGCCTGCCGGGCGACGCGACCGCGGCGGCGGTGGAGGAGCGTTACCGCGAGCTGCGCGCCGCCGGTCACCCTGACGCCGTGCGTTCCAAGCGGCTGCCTGCCGCGGTGGTCGCGTTCGCGGAGGAGCACTTCAAGCTGGTGGGGGAGGCGTACGACCTGCTGCGGCGCTAG
- a CDS encoding phosphatidate cytidylyltransferase gives MLREALLGRVAFVGYYLVMVAVLFAARRLFGLSGELFRKLFHISVAASVFVLLHAFQTWYLAALAAVGFGTVVYGVMFFLERYPGVMRALEERRPGEIRSSLAVMFFTIAALIALGWGWLGPGSKYMVIVPVMAWGFGDAAAALVGKRWGRRRLRGRWLDGKKTAEGTLAMVAFATAAAFLTLLGYTGWPWHVCLAVAVLVAPVAALTELVTRNGMDTITVPFATFAWLLVVTRLFALAGVV, from the coding sequence GTGTTGCGCGAGGCGCTGCTCGGCAGGGTGGCTTTCGTCGGCTACTACCTGGTCATGGTCGCGGTGCTGTTCGCGGCACGGCGCCTGTTCGGGCTATCGGGCGAACTCTTCCGCAAGCTGTTCCACATTAGCGTGGCCGCGTCGGTGTTCGTGCTCCTGCACGCGTTCCAGACCTGGTACCTCGCCGCCCTGGCCGCGGTCGGGTTCGGGACGGTCGTCTACGGCGTGATGTTCTTCCTCGAGAGGTACCCGGGCGTCATGCGCGCGTTGGAGGAACGGCGCCCAGGCGAGATCCGCTCGAGCCTGGCGGTCATGTTCTTCACCATCGCCGCGCTCATCGCGCTCGGTTGGGGCTGGCTCGGCCCCGGCTCGAAGTACATGGTGATCGTTCCCGTCATGGCTTGGGGCTTCGGCGACGCGGCGGCCGCGCTCGTCGGCAAGCGCTGGGGCAGGCGGCGCCTGCGCGGCCGCTGGCTCGACGGTAAGAAGACGGCGGAGGGGACGTTGGCCATGGTCGCCTTCGCGACCGCGGCGGCGTTCCTCACGCTCCTGGGCTACACGGGGTGGCCGTGGCACGTCTGCCTCGCCGTCGCGGTGCTCGTGGCGCCGGTTGCCGCCCTTACCGAGCTCGTCACCCGCAACGGGATGGACACGATCACCGTGCCGTTCGCGACCTTCGCCTGGCTCCTCGTCGTCACGCGGCTCTTCGCGCTCGCGGGCGTGGTGTGA
- a CDS encoding cation transporter has protein sequence MSSSATQIADAIRRTVEFAALVTGWWVFRARKGVPDEQARRRLERRAETSVSVALACSGLAMLAVGGYRFFEYEPGGNVTVGLLVAFLGAGVNAGFWLRYTRLLRVAGDAVIAAQRRLYRAKTFVDLVVTAALLSVALIPTHPATHYVDTLGSVVVAGYLLQQALGSRRAGAARLRVGRG, from the coding sequence ATGAGCTCGTCGGCCACGCAGATCGCCGACGCCATCCGGCGCACGGTCGAGTTCGCGGCGCTCGTGACCGGTTGGTGGGTGTTCAGGGCGCGCAAGGGGGTCCCGGACGAGCAGGCCCGCCGGCGTCTCGAGCGGCGGGCGGAGACGAGCGTCAGCGTCGCGCTTGCCTGCTCCGGGTTGGCGATGCTGGCCGTCGGGGGGTACCGCTTCTTCGAGTACGAGCCGGGCGGGAACGTGACCGTCGGCCTGCTGGTGGCGTTCCTCGGCGCCGGCGTCAACGCGGGCTTCTGGCTCAGGTACACGCGCCTGCTGCGCGTGGCGGGCGACGCGGTGATCGCGGCGCAGCGCCGCCTGTACCGCGCCAAGACGTTCGTCGACCTGGTCGTCACGGCGGCCCTGCTCAGCGTGGCGTTGATCCCGACGCATCCTGCCACGCACTACGTCGATACCTTGGGTTCGGTCGTCGTCGCGGGCTACCTCCTGCAGCAGGCGCTCGGCTCCAGGCGGGCCGGGGCGGCGCGGTTGCGCGTCGGGCGCGGGTAG